One Pyrenophora tritici-repentis strain M4 chromosome 5, whole genome shotgun sequence DNA window includes the following coding sequences:
- a CDS encoding ABC-type uncharacterized transport system, permease and ATPase component, producing MAVFSKPLSSHRLTSASAKAIVNDLTRLYLSNRTRISRAVYLTLFVALINRIRNAIAEQKAASLRRANKSAEKTSAGEGEATGRKKVELNREFFKNLLRLLRICIPGWKSKEFRLLIGHSVFLVLRTMISLYVAELDGRLVSALVRGKGREFLTGLVWWMSVAVPATFTNSMLSYHQCKLSLQYRTRLTNHIHSKYLSQMTFYTLSALDDRIANADQLITVDVAKFSNSLAELYSNLAKPVLDIIIYNYSLSRSVGGEGLFFMSLLVQISANVMRALTPPFGKYVADEARLEGEFRFQHSRLIDWSEEVALYAGHEAEKDTLDKGYFTLIKHVNRILRRRFYHGIMEDFVIKYFWGALGLMLCSVPVFFKLPGTGGMSTGDRTESFVTNRRMLLMSSDAFGRVMFSYKEITELAGYTSRVATLLDVIDDIQAGHFEKKLVSSADTEENASVLRGRGTVTEGSDIEFIDVPIVSPNGDVLVRKLSFAVKPGDHLLIVGPNGCGKSSLFRILGGLWPVYGGKVRKPPFEDIFYIPQRPYLSRGTLRQQIIYPDSLHDMHSKGITDNDLLSVLSTLNLETLIDRPGDFDAEAQWEDVLSGGLQQRVAMARLFYHKPRYAILDECTSSVTLEVERVMYEEAKRLGITLMTVSHRRSLWKYHSRILQFDGQGGFYFGGLDAERRAVLEDEKEDIDLQLRAVPDIEQRIKELEASM from the exons ATGGCCGTCTTCTCCAAACCTCTCTCTTCCCATCGCCTCACCAGCGCCTCTGCAAAAGCCATAGTAAACGACCTCACGCGGCTGTACCTCTCAAACCGAACCCGCATATCGCGCGCTGTGTACCTGACCCTCTTTGTCGCCCTCATAAATCGCATCCGCAATGCCATCGCCGAGCAAAAAGCTGCTTCCCTGCGACGGGCCAACAAGAGCGCTGAAAAGACATCGGCGGGAGAGGGTGAAGCGACGGGCAGGAAGAAGGTTGAGCTGAATAGGGAGTTTTTCAAGAACCTACTGAGGTTGTTGAGGATATGTATACCGGGCTGGAAGAGCAAGGAGTTTAGGTTGTTGATTGGGCATAGTGTtttcttggtgttgaggaCGATGATTAGTTTGTATGTGGCGGAGTTGGATGGAAGGCTGGTCAGTGCGCTTGTGAGGGGGAAGGGAAGAGAGTTTCTTACGGGATTGGTATGGTGGATGTCTGTTGCTGTGCCGGCGACGTTCACGAATAGTATG CTCTCATACCACCAGTGCAAACTCTCCCTCCAATACCGAACCCGCCTCACGAATCACATTCACTCGAAATATCTATCTCAAATGACCTTCTACACCCTCTCTGCGCTCGACGACCGCATCGCAAACGCCGATCAACTCATCACCGTCGATGTAGCCAAGTTCTCAAACTCCCTCGCAGAACTCTACTCCAATCTCGCCAAACCTGTTCTCGACATCATAATCTACAACTACTCTCTCTCGCGCAGTGTCGGTGGCGAGGGTCTCTTCTTCATGTCCCTCCTCGTACAAATCTCCGCAAACGTCATGAGGGCACTTACGCCCCCATTCGGCAAATATGTGGCGGATGAAGCGAGATTAGAGGGCGAGTTTAGGTTTCAGCATAGCAGGTTGATTGATTGGAGTGAGGAAGTGGCGCTCTATGCCGGACATGAAGCTGAAAAGGATACGCTTGATAAAGGGTATTTTACCTTGATCAAGCATGTCAACCGCATTTTGAGGAGGAGGTTCTACCACGGCATCATGGAGGATTTTGTTATCAAGTACTTCTGGGGAGCGTTGGGATTGATGCTTTGCAGTGTACCAGTATTCTTCAAGCTACCAGGGACCGGAGGCATGAGTACAGGTGATCGGACGGAGA GTTTCGTAACGAACCGCCGCATGCTGCTAATGTCCAGCGACGCCTTCGGCCGCGTCATGTTCTCCTACAAGGAAATCACCGAACTTGCCGGCTACACATCCCGCGTTGCCACCCTGCTCGATGTGATCGACGACATCCAAGCAGGCCACTTTGAGAAGAAACTTGTTTCATCAGCCGACACCGAAGAAAACGCGTCAGTCCTACGGGGCCGCGGCACTGTGACCGAGGGTTCAGACATTGAGTTCATCGACGTACCAATCGTATCACCAAACGGCGACGTGCTAGTTCGTAAGCTATCTTTCGCCGTAAAGCCAGGTGACCACCTACTTATCGTAGGACCGAATGGTTGTGGCAAGAGTAGTTTGTTCCGCATTCTTGGCGGCTTATGGCCCGTCTACGGAGGCAAAGTACGCAAGCCGCCGTTTGAAGACATCTTCTATATTCCCCAGCGACCTTACCTTTCCCGCGGTACGCTGCGTCAGCAAATCATCTATCCAGACTCGTTGCACGACATGCATTCGAAGGGTATTACTGACAACGACCTTCTCTCTGTTCTGAGTACGTTGAACCTAGAGACGCTCATTGACCGCCCTGGTGACTTTGATGCTGAAGCACAGTGGGAAGATGTGCTCTCTGGTGGTCTTCAACAGCGCGTTGCTATGGCCAGACTCTTCTACCACAAACCCAGATATGCGATCCTTGACGAATGTACGAGTAGCGTTACATTGGAAGTGGAGAGAGTCATGTACGAAGAAGCGAAGAGACTAGGTATCACACTCATGACCGTGAGTCATCGACGCAGCCTATGGAAGTACCACAGTCGCATTCTGCAGTTTGATGGACAAGGAGGGTTCTATTTTGGAGGCCTAGATGCAGAGAGGAGGGCGGTGCTTGAAGA TGAGAAGGAAGATATTGACCTACAGCTCCGTGCAGTTCCGGATATCGAGCAGAGGATCAAGGAATTGGAGGCTTCAATGTGA